In Desulfuromonadales bacterium, one DNA window encodes the following:
- a CDS encoding type II toxin-antitoxin system Phd/YefM family antitoxin, translated as MATRKKSADRSGEWQLQEAKNRLSRVVDEARRGRPQTITLRGTPAAVIVSFEQYQELTRSRTPLSEFFQTSPLHDIELDLERSRDVGREVDL; from the coding sequence ATGGCAACGCGAAAAAAATCTGCGGATCGTTCGGGCGAGTGGCAGCTACAGGAGGCCAAAAACCGCTTGAGCCGAGTGGTCGATGAGGCACGGCGCGGCAGGCCGCAGACGATCACTCTCCGCGGGACTCCCGCTGCCGTCATCGTCTCCTTTGAACAGTATCAGGAGCTGACGCGGTCCCGCACGCCTCTGTCGGAGTTTTTCCAAACTTCGCCACTCCACGACATCGAACTCGACCTTGAGCGGAGCCGG